In Paenibacillus thermoaerophilus, the DNA window TTCCGGCAACGCGAACCGCTCCCATAACATTGCCTTGGCCGCCAAAGCCATCGACAGCCAGGTCGTCTTTCCGGGGGAGATCTTCTCGTTTAACCGTACCGTCGGCCAGCGGACGGCGGAGAAAGGATATGTGGCCGCCCCGATCATCGTCAGAGGAGAACTGTCGGAAGGAATAGGCGGAGGGATCTGCCAGGTATCGTCCACCCTGTTTAACGCCGCCGACAGAGCCGGACTGAAGATCGTCCAGCGTTATTCGCACAGCCGAAACGTCTCTTACGTGCTGCCGGGCCGGGACGCGACCGTGAGCTGGGGCGGGCCGGATTTCGCCTTCCAGAACGCCTACAACCAGGCGGTCCTGATCCGGGCGTTCGCCGGCGGAGGCCGGATGCAGGTCGCCGTCTATTCCTCCGATCTGATCGAATACAAGCCGCGGGAAGTCCCGGGTATAACCGAACGCTTGCCGGAGGAAATCTCGACCCGGATGAGTTCGTCCCCGTAGATTGCCGCGTTCAACCGCCGAAGAGCCTCCGGCATCGATTGCCGAAGGCTCTTTTGTTCACGCCGGTCGCAGCGTATAAATAAAAACGGAATCCGGGCTTATTCCCGCCCGATTCCGTTATCCGCCGTTTTTCGCTTAATGAAATTGAACGTCGATCCGTTTCTTCGAGTCGCCCTTCAGCTTCGGCATGCGCACCTCAAGCACGCCGTTTCTGTAACTGGCCGTCACGCCTTCGGATGATACGTCCGCAGGCAGCGAGATGGACCGGTGAAACCGCCCGACGAAGCGTTCCTGCCGGTGCATGTGCTCCTCCTTCACCTCGTTGACCCGATTGACGGTTCCGCTGACCGTCAACCTATTGCGGTCAACTTCGATATGGACGTCTTCTTTTTTCTCCAGCCCCGGTATGTCGCAGGTGGCCACCACTTCGTTTTCCGTCTCGTACACATCCGTGTGGATATGCCCGAACCCTTTGGCAAATCCGGCGTCAAACGGGGAGAAATCGTTGGACCAAAACCGGTCCAGCTCCCTTCTCACATTCTCCAAATGTCGAAACGGCTCATAAGGTATGAGCGCCATTGCGCATCCCTCCTGTATTCTTGGCATTACAACTATCTGATTCCCGAAAACAAGCGGGAATATTCCTCGAATAATCGACGCATCGCCGAAAGGAGCATGCTCCGCAAAGCGCTTGCGCCCGATCCGAACCAAAAAAAGCTTAACCGGGAACCTGACGGTTCGCCGATTAAGCTTTCTCCGATTACGACCGGGCTTTGGCCAGCAGATAAAGAAAATAAGGCGCGCCGATTACGGCCACGACGATTCCCGTGGGAATCTCGCTGGGCTGCATGATCAAGCGGGCCAGCGTATCCGCCGTGATCATCAACAGCGCTCCGGCCAAGGCGGAAGCCGGCAACAAAATCTGGTGCCGCGGGCCGACGAGTTGTCGGGCCAGATGCGGCGCGATCAGACCGACGAAGCCGATGCCGCCGCTGACGGCGACGCAGGAGCCGGCCAGTCCGACCGAGGCGCCGAGCAGCATCAATCGTTCCCGCTCGATGGGAGCGCCGAGTCCGGCCGCCGTATGCTCGCTCAGATTCAACACGTTCAGCACCCCGGCCTTCCATATCACGAAGGGCAGCAGCACCAGCAGCCAGGGGAACAAGGCCGACACGAAGCTCCAGTTCGAGCCCCAGATGCTGCCGGCCAGCCATTGCGCCACAAATTGATAACGCTGCGGGTCCAGAGCGAGCGTCAGAACGATCATCGCCGCGTTGATGCCGGCGGCAACGGCGACGCCCGTCAAAATCAAGCGCGTCGGCGACAAGCCTTCATGCCGCTTGAAGGCCAGCACATAGATCAGCGCCGCCGCGAGGCCCGCACCGGCGAACGCCAGAACCGGCAGCAGATAGACGGGCGCGTCGGCGTTCGTCGGGAAGAAGGAAACGAACAAGATCACCATCAAGCCCGCTCCCGAATTGATGCCGAGAATTCCCGGATCGGCCAACGCGTTTCGCGTCAGTCCTTGCAGCACGCATCCGGATACGGCCAGTCCCGCCCCGACCAGTATGGAGATCACGATGCGGGGAAGCCGGAATTGAAGCAGGATCAACTCTTGTTTGGCGG includes these proteins:
- a CDS encoding FecCD family ABC transporter permease — protein: MEARTSREAKRKSARSAAVLAAMGLFIVAMFVISMNTGYTRLAPLDVLKTILGMGTAKQELILLQFRLPRIVISILVGAGLAVSGCVLQGLTRNALADPGILGINSGAGLMVILFVSFFPTNADAPVYLLPVLAFAGAGLAAALIYVLAFKRHEGLSPTRLILTGVAVAAGINAAMIVLTLALDPQRYQFVAQWLAGSIWGSNWSFVSALFPWLLVLLPFVIWKAGVLNVLNLSEHTAAGLGAPIERERLMLLGASVGLAGSCVAVSGGIGFVGLIAPHLARQLVGPRHQILLPASALAGALLMITADTLARLIMQPSEIPTGIVVAVIGAPYFLYLLAKARS
- a CDS encoding Hsp20/alpha crystallin family protein, whose protein sequence is MALIPYEPFRHLENVRRELDRFWSNDFSPFDAGFAKGFGHIHTDVYETENEVVATCDIPGLEKKEDVHIEVDRNRLTVSGTVNRVNEVKEEHMHRQERFVGRFHRSISLPADVSSEGVTASYRNGVLEVRMPKLKGDSKKRIDVQFH
- a CDS encoding VanW family protein — protein: MIWIRIAGALLMMQPAGMPDNLLIEHGEQIVADVQREDYAIPGADLIDMDKFDKLLHILDRRVYEAPENAKIDGHGRIVPERPGFKLNRRLFAEQFFAYYFGSGSSTIRVPRFTLYAKVDSELLAHLRVKQIGYYVTYYNSGNANRSHNIALAAKAIDSQVVFPGEIFSFNRTVGQRTAEKGYVAAPIIVRGELSEGIGGGICQVSSTLFNAADRAGLKIVQRYSHSRNVSYVLPGRDATVSWGGPDFAFQNAYNQAVLIRAFAGGGRMQVAVYSSDLIEYKPREVPGITERLPEEISTRMSSSP